In a genomic window of Blattabacterium cuenoti:
- a CDS encoding shikimate kinase, whose protein sequence is MKITLIGYMGSGKTTVGKILSKKLDFDFYDLDALLVKSKNDSIYNLFKKEGELSFRKKEHFMLKTILKKKNKYVLSVGGGTPCFYNNIYLLNKYSSTFYLKMDSYTLFKRLSLEKNTRPLISHLSKNELFIFIIQHLLKRVYFYEKSLVKIKICDKKSIYDIVQEIIKSISSLKKYEKNIL, encoded by the coding sequence ATGAAAATCACTTTAATTGGATATATGGGAAGTGGGAAAACTACTGTAGGAAAAATTTTATCTAAAAAATTAGATTTTGATTTTTACGATTTGGATGCTTTACTTGTTAAAAGTAAAAATGATTCTATTTATAATCTTTTTAAGAAGGAAGGAGAACTTTCTTTTAGAAAAAAAGAACATTTCATGTTGAAAACAATCTTGAAAAAAAAAAATAAATATGTTTTGTCAGTTGGAGGAGGGACTCCATGTTTTTATAATAATATTTATTTATTAAACAAATATTCAAGTACATTTTATTTAAAAATGGATAGTTATACTTTATTTAAAAGATTATCTTTAGAAAAAAATACAAGACCTTTAATCTCTCATTTATCTAAAAATGAATTGTTTATATTTATTATTCAACATTTATTGAAAAGGGTATATTTTTATGAAAAATCTTTAGTAAAGATAAAGATATGTGATAAAAAATCCATATACGATATAGTTCAAGAAATCATTAAATCTATTAGTAGTTTAAAAAAATATGAAAAAAATATTTTATAA
- the tilS gene encoding tRNA lysidine(34) synthetase TilS, with product MKKIFYNHFFDKIKEYFSFNSVKKKVCVAVSAGLDSMVLINLLLDIPEIEPEVAHCNFSLREKESDKDEIFIRNFCFQKNIICHIKKFDTLSFAKKNSISTQMAARKLRYDWFSELLKSNLYKCIMLGHHFDDSIETFFINVIRGTGIKGLLGIPSKNEQYIRPLSDFTKKEILHYAKIKNIKWRSDSSNQDFKYLRNKIRFILSTFHSFSSSFHNGFKKTMDHLHDENFLIEKKIKEVHKKITIKKKDHPFFWKMECEKIRKLEPLSFYLFKLFSPYGFNDIRSMKHLINAQSGKQLRSKRYCIIKNRGYWILVTHQLLSENKNKIYIIPDLKFIETEKMLLPINIKFFFNPEKKGQKDMFLLDFDKIQFPLLLRTWRKGDFFYPFRMKGKKKLSKYYKENKFSILEKEHTWLLINRNGYIILVIKNRLDDRFKVTKNTKKILGIICSFYN from the coding sequence ATGAAAAAAATATTTTATAATCATTTTTTTGATAAAATTAAGGAATATTTTTCGTTTAATTCTGTGAAAAAAAAAGTGTGTGTAGCTGTAAGTGCAGGATTAGACAGTATGGTTCTTATCAATTTGTTACTTGATATTCCTGAAATTGAACCAGAAGTGGCGCATTGTAATTTTTCTTTAAGAGAAAAAGAGTCTGATAAAGATGAAATTTTTATAAGGAATTTTTGTTTCCAAAAAAATATAATATGTCATATAAAAAAATTTGATACTTTAAGTTTTGCTAAAAAAAACAGTATATCTACACAAATGGCAGCTAGAAAACTTAGATATGATTGGTTTTCAGAATTGTTAAAATCAAATTTATATAAATGTATAATGTTAGGGCATCATTTTGATGATTCTATAGAAACTTTTTTTATAAACGTTATTAGAGGGACCGGTATTAAAGGTTTATTAGGTATACCTAGTAAAAATGAACAATATATTCGTCCTCTTTCTGATTTTACTAAAAAAGAAATTTTACATTATGCAAAAATAAAAAATATAAAATGGAGATCAGATTCTAGTAATCAAGATTTTAAATATTTAAGAAATAAAATCCGTTTTATTTTATCTACATTTCATTCTTTTTCATCTTCTTTTCACAATGGATTCAAAAAAACTATGGATCATCTTCATGATGAAAATTTTTTGATAGAAAAGAAAATAAAAGAGGTTCATAAGAAAATTACAATAAAAAAAAAAGATCATCCATTTTTTTGGAAAATGGAATGTGAAAAAATAAGAAAATTAGAACCTTTATCTTTTTATTTATTTAAATTATTTTCTCCATATGGATTTAATGATATTCGAAGCATGAAACATCTCATTAATGCACAATCTGGAAAACAACTTAGATCTAAAAGATATTGTATTATTAAAAATAGAGGTTATTGGATTTTAGTTACTCACCAATTATTGTCAGAAAATAAAAATAAGATTTATATAATTCCGGATCTAAAGTTTATTGAAACTGAGAAAATGTTGTTGCCCATTAACATAAAATTTTTTTTCAATCCAGAAAAAAAAGGTCAAAAAGATATGTTTTTATTAGATTTTGACAAAATTCAATTTCCATTATTATTAAGAACATGGAGAAAAGGAGATTTTTTTTATCCATTTCGAATGAAAGGAAAAAAAAAATTAAGCAAATATTATAAGGAAAATAAATTTTCTATTTTAGAAAAGGAGCATACATGGTTATTAATTAATAGAAATGGATATATTATTTTAGTAATAAAAAATCGTTTAGATGATAGATTTAAGGTTACAAAAAATACAAAGAAAATATTAGGTATTATTTGTTCATTTTACAATTAA
- the serC gene encoding 3-phosphoserine/phosphohydroxythreonine transaminase has translation MKVHNFNAGPSVLPKEVIKKSAQSVINFNDSGLSLLEISHRSIDFLEIIEKTTFLVKRIMNLNDDYAILFLQGGATLQFSMVPYNLMNKKAAYLDTGFWAKNAINEAKKFGKVRVLFSGKNKNYTYISKNYHIPYDMDYFHCTSNNTIVGSQMKIFPVTYSIPLVCDMSSDIFSRKLDFCKFSLIYASAQKNVSSAGMTIVIVKKDILEKIRKNIPSYMDYKIHIHNNSILNTPNVFSIYTSMLTLEWIENQGGLSVLGEKNQYKAKLLYDEIDHNNLFENKIHKENRSDMNVSFFLKKKNLEKEFNKMWKKENIVGLDGHRYLGGYRASIYNALPLKSIQFLIEIMKEFEKKFSY, from the coding sequence ATGAAAGTACACAATTTCAATGCAGGGCCTTCTGTTTTACCGAAAGAAGTTATTAAAAAATCAGCTCAATCTGTCATTAATTTTAATGATTCTGGATTATCTTTACTTGAAATTTCTCACAGAAGTATAGATTTTTTAGAAATAATTGAAAAAACGACCTTTTTGGTGAAACGTATTATGAATTTAAATGATGATTATGCAATTTTATTTCTACAAGGAGGGGCTACATTACAATTTTCAATGGTTCCATACAATTTAATGAATAAGAAAGCTGCTTATTTGGATACAGGATTTTGGGCTAAAAATGCTATTAATGAAGCTAAAAAGTTCGGAAAAGTAAGAGTTCTATTTTCAGGAAAAAATAAAAACTATACATATATATCAAAAAATTATCACATTCCATATGACATGGATTATTTTCATTGTACATCTAATAATACAATAGTTGGATCACAGATGAAAATATTTCCTGTAACATATTCTATTCCATTAGTTTGTGATATGTCTTCTGATATTTTTAGTAGAAAACTAGATTTTTGTAAATTCAGTTTAATTTATGCCTCTGCACAAAAAAATGTAAGTTCTGCAGGAATGACGATTGTAATTGTGAAAAAAGATATTTTGGAGAAAATCAGAAAAAATATTCCTTCTTATATGGACTACAAAATTCATATACATAATAATAGTATTTTAAATACTCCAAATGTTTTTTCTATTTATACTTCTATGTTGACTTTAGAGTGGATAGAAAATCAAGGAGGTCTTTCTGTTTTAGGAGAAAAAAATCAGTATAAAGCTAAATTATTATATGATGAAATAGATCATAATAATTTATTTGAAAATAAAATACATAAAGAAAATCGTTCTGATATGAATGTTTCTTTCTTTTTGAAAAAAAAGAATCTAGAAAAAGAATTCAATAAAATGTGGAAAAAAGAAAATATTGTAGGATTAGATGGTCATAGATATTTAGGTGGATATCGTGCCAGTATATATAATGCACTTCCGTTAAAAAGTATTCAATTTCTCATTGAGATTATGAAAGAATTTGAAAAAAAATTTTCATATTGA
- a CDS encoding YggS family pyridoxal phosphate-dependent enzyme: MIENKFLRIKKLIPKNVKILAVSKNQDIYSIKKLYKIGHRDFGENYIQEMLYKYKKLPKDIRWHMIGRIQSNKLKYIISFIYLIHSVQNIKQINIINKIASKNNKIINCLLQIKICNNKNKSGITYQEALKILENETLKKMKNVKIIGIMGMASLKGGKKIHHEFSYLRSIYNEFKNKYGHYILSMGMSLDYNLAIEYGSTIVRLGTIIFGYRKKLSNSI; this comes from the coding sequence ATGATAGAAAATAAATTTCTGAGAATCAAAAAATTAATTCCAAAAAATGTAAAAATTCTAGCAGTTTCTAAAAATCAAGATATTTATTCCATAAAAAAATTATATAAAATAGGACATAGAGATTTTGGAGAAAATTATATTCAAGAAATGTTATACAAATATAAAAAATTACCTAAAGATATCCGATGGCATATGATTGGGAGAATACAAAGTAATAAATTAAAATATATAATATCTTTTATTTATTTAATTCATAGTGTTCAAAATATAAAACAAATTAATATAATCAATAAAATAGCATCGAAAAATAATAAAATCATAAACTGTCTTTTACAAATAAAAATTTGTAATAATAAAAATAAATCAGGAATTACTTATCAAGAAGCTTTAAAAATATTGGAAAACGAAACTTTAAAGAAAATGAAAAATGTAAAAATAATAGGAATAATGGGAATGGCATCTTTAAAAGGAGGAAAAAAAATTCATCATGAATTCTCATACTTACGAAGTATATATAATGAATTTAAAAATAAATACGGTCATTATATTCTTTCTATGGGAATGAGTCTAGACTATAATTTAGCGATAGAATATGGAAGTACAATTGTTCGATTAGGTACTATAATTTTTGGATATCGAAAAAAACTATCTAATTCTATCTAA
- the trpA gene encoding tryptophan synthase subunit alpha, with amino-acid sequence MNRIHNLFKKKNKDILCIYFTAGYPYLNSTTEIIKVLQDLSVDLIEIGIPYSDPLADGEIIQKSNQISLNNGVSISLLFDQIERFKEKIKIPIILMGYYNQFYQFGSKKFLKKCKKSGVSGLILPDLPVDIFLHEYQDLFKEYLLSMIFLITPKTNSSRIFMLSQISNGFLYIVSSTSTTGNVNSFGEEQISFFKRINKLSITIPKLIGFGIKDKKTFDLSCQYANGGIIGSSFIQSLSLNKNELKKNIKKYIKSIR; translated from the coding sequence ATGAATAGAATACATAATTTATTTAAAAAAAAAAATAAAGATATATTATGCATTTATTTTACAGCAGGATATCCTTATTTAAATAGTACAACAGAAATTATCAAGGTTTTGCAAGATCTTTCTGTAGATTTGATTGAAATAGGAATCCCTTATTCTGATCCTTTAGCGGATGGAGAAATTATTCAAAAAAGTAATCAAATTTCATTAAATAATGGAGTAAGTATTTCATTATTATTTGATCAAATAGAAAGATTTAAAGAAAAAATAAAAATACCTATTATTCTCATGGGGTATTATAATCAATTTTATCAGTTTGGATCAAAAAAATTTTTAAAAAAATGTAAAAAATCAGGTGTTTCCGGATTAATATTACCGGATCTTCCAGTTGATATTTTCTTGCATGAATACCAGGACCTATTTAAAGAATATTTATTATCTATGATATTTTTAATTACTCCAAAAACAAATTCTTCCAGAATATTTATGTTAAGTCAAATTAGTAATGGATTTTTATATATAGTCTCTTCTACTTCTACTACAGGAAACGTAAATTCCTTTGGAGAGGAGCAGATATCATTTTTTAAACGTATTAATAAATTATCGATCACCATTCCAAAATTGATCGGTTTTGGAATTAAAGATAAAAAAACTTTTGACTTGTCTTGTCAATATGCTAATGGAGGGATTATCGGGAGTTCTTTTATTCAATCATTATCATTGAATAAAAATGAACTGAAAAAAAACATAAAAAAATATATAAAATCTATTAGATAG